In the Limanda limanda chromosome 10, fLimLim1.1, whole genome shotgun sequence genome, one interval contains:
- the tmem216 gene encoding transmembrane protein 216: MAPGNQQILSSTPLQILLYLNSWYFAAFYLAEILMFIYKGVSLPYPSDNLVLDVVLLLIFLGLETLRIFYGWKGNLCERSLASCASLLILLPCGALAVYFLLLQTFVLRLEFVLGAVLLCFYSLELLLGLLSLSAFSRSKVY; the protein is encoded by the exons ATGGCGCCCG GAAATCAACAAATC CTGTCGTCCACTCCTCTGCAGATCCTCCTCTACCTCAACTCCTGGTACTTTGCAGCCTTCTACCTGGCAGAGATTCTCATGTTCATCTATAAAG gtgtTTCTCTCCCCTACCCGTCAGACAACCTGGTTCTGGACGTGGTTCTGCTGCTCATCTTCCTCGGACTGGAGACACTCAGGATCTTCTATG GTTGGAAGGGGAACCTGTGCGAGCGCTCTCTGGCCTCGTGTGCGTCGCTCCTCATCCTGCTGCCCTGCGGCGCCCTGGCCGtctacttcctgctgctgcagacctTCGTGCTGCGGCTGGAGTTCGTCCTCGGCGCCGTGCTGCTCTGCTTCTAttccctggagctgctgctcggACTCCTCTCCTTATCCGCCTTCTCCAG gTCCAAAGTTTACTGA
- the tmed9 gene encoding transmembrane emp24 domain-containing protein 9: MRSGSVPGGNMASVRMKPCVWSLLLLQLCSGLVSSLYFHIGETEKKCFIEEIPDETMIIGNYRTQLYDKQREEYLPATQGLGMFVEVKDPDDKVILSRQYGSEGRFTFTSHTPGEHQICLHSNSSKFSLFAGGLLRVHLDIQVGEHANNYAEIAAKDKLTELQLRVRQLVEQVDQIQKEQNYQRYREERFRLTSESTNQRVLWWSIVQTLILVAIGIWQMRHLKSFFEAKKLV, from the exons ATGCGCAGTGGGTCTGTCCCCGGAGGTAACATGGCGTCTGTCAGGATGAAGCCGTGCGTGTggtcgctgctgctcctccagctctgctccgGACTCGTGTCCTCGCTGTACTTCCACATCGGAGAGACGGAGAAGAAGTGCTTCATCGAGGAGATCCCGGACGAGACCATGATCATCG GAAACTACCGCACGCAGCTGTACGACAAGCAGCGGGAGGAGTACCTGCCCGCCACCCAGGGCCTGGGCATGTTCGTGGAGGTCAAGGATCCAGACGACAAG gtgaTCCTGTCCCGTCAGTACGGCTCCGAGGGACGATTCACCTTCACGTCTCACACGCCCGGAGAACATCAGATCTGTCTGCACTCCAACTCCTCCAAGTTCTCCCTGTTCGCTGGAGGCCTGCTG aggGTTCACCTGGACATCCAGGTGGGAGAGCACGCCAACAACTACGCTGAGATCGCCGCCAAAGACAAACTGACGGAGCTGCAGCTGCGAGTGCGTCAGCTGGTGGAGCAGGTGGACCAGATCCAGAAGGAGCAGAACTACCAGAGG TACCGTGAGGAGCGCTTCCGTCTGACCAGCGAGAGCACCAACCAGCGAGTCCTGTGGTGGTCCATCGTCCAGACCCTCATCCTGGTCGCCATCGGCATCTGGCAGATGAGACACCTCAAGAGCTTCTTCGAGGCCAAGAAGCTGGTGTAA
- the b4galt7 gene encoding beta-1,4-galactosyltransferase 7: MMYSSRRKPVLWFREERRFLSGRCTVYKLFGLCMLLVLVSLLWLQLSCSGDMSPRMQEDRRPAQPPPPPCPGDQAPAVDDPSWGPHKLALIIPFRERFEELLVFVPFMHTFLNKKKIRHKFIIVNQVDHYRFNRASLINVGFLESGNETDYLAMHDVDLLPLNDALDYGFPGGGPFHVASPELHPLYHYKTYVGGILLLTKKHYHMCNGMSNRFWGWGREDDEFYRRLKKAELQLFRPSGITTGYKTFLHIHDPAWRKRDQKRVAAQKQEQFKVDPGGGLTNLRYQVESRQELTISGAPCTVISTKLECDQDQTPWCLLL; the protein is encoded by the exons ATGATGTATTCATCCAGGAGGAAACCGGTGCTGTGGTtccgagaggagaggag GTTCCTGTCGGGCCGCTGCACGGTCTACAAGCTGTTCGGCCTGTGcatgctgctggtgctggtgtctctgctgtggctgcagctcagctgCTCGGGGGACATGTCCCCCCGGATGCAGGAGGACAGACGCCCCGCCcagccgccgccccccccctgccccgGGGACCAGGCGCCCGCGGTGGACGACCCGTCCTGGGGTCCTCACAAGCTGGCGCTCATCATCCCCTTCAGAGAGCGCTTCGAGGAGCTGCTGGTGTTCGTTCCCTTCATGCACACGTTCCTCAACAAGAAGAAGATCCGCCACAAGTTCATCATCGTCAACCAGGTGGACCACTACAG GTTCAACCGGGCGTCCCTCATCAACGTGGGCTTCCTGGAGAGCGGCAACGAGACGGACTACCTGGCGATGCACGACGTGGACCTGCTGCCGCTGAACGACGCCCTGGACTACGGCTTCCCCGGGGGGGGGCCCTTCCACGTGGCGTCGCCCGAGCTGCACCCGCTGTACCACTACAAGACCTACGTGGGGGGGATCCTGCTGCTCACCAAGAAGCACTACCACATG TGTAACGGGATGTCCAACCGGTTCTGGGGCTGGGGACGAGAAGACGACGAGTTCTACAGGAGACTGAAGAAAGCTGAACTGCAG CTGTTCAGACCCAGTGGAATCACCACCGGATATAAAACCTTCCTCCACATCCACGACCCGGCCTGGAGGAAGAGGGACCAGAAGAGGGTCGCCGCTCAGAAACAG GAGCAGTTCAAGGTGgacccggggggggggctgaccaACCTGCGGTACCAGGTGGAGTCCAGACAGGAGCTGACCATCAGCGGGGCGCCGTGCACCGTCATCAGCACCAAGCTGGAGTGTGACCAGGACCAGACGCCGTGGTGCCTGCTGCTGTAG